A region of Solea solea chromosome 7, fSolSol10.1, whole genome shotgun sequence DNA encodes the following proteins:
- the LOC131462239 gene encoding histone H3.3A yields MARTKQTARKSTGGKAPRKQLATKAARKSAPSTGGVKKPHRYRPGTVALREIRRYQKSTELLIRKLPFQRLVREIAQDFKTDLRFQSAAIGALQEASEAYLVGLFEDTNLCAIHAKRVTIMPKDIQLARRIRGERA; encoded by the exons ATGGCTCGTACCAAGCAGACTGCCCGTAAGTCTACTGGAGGCAAAGCCCCTCGAAAGCAGCTGGCCACTAAGGCTGCTCGTAAGAGTGCCCCCTCCACTGGTGGTGTGAAGAAGCCCCATCGCTACAG GCCTGGTACTGTGGCTCTGCGTGAGATCCGTCGTTATCAGAAATCCACTGAGCTGCTGATCCGCAAGCTGCCCTTCCAGCGCCTGGTGAGGGAAATCGCACAGGACTTCAAGACTGATCTGCGTTTCCAAAGTGCAGCCATCGGAGCTCTGCAG GAGGCCAGCGAGGCCTACCTGGTGGGTCTGTTTGAGGACACCAACCTGTGCGCCATCCACGCCAAGCGTGTCACTATCATGCCCAAGGACATCCAGCTGGCACGTCGTATCCGTGGAGAGCGTGCTTAA